The DNA segment GTGCAGTTGATTCACAAGTAGGCTGTTGTATCTTGCAAAAAGCACTTTTGGGTCCTCTGTTGAACAAAAAGACTCGCATTATGTGCACTCACAGCGTTCAGGTAACGTTTCAACTCTCGTTTCAAATCTCTCTTTCTCACAAGTGAAAAGTTATCAAGATTCCATGTATGCTGTTTTGCTCCACTCACTCTTTTTGTTACGACAGGCGATATATTGTGCAGATATGGTTGTTGTGATGGACAAAGGAGAAGTGAAATGGTTTGGAACTGTTACCGACATGCCTAAAGCCATCTTCCCATCTTTGTCTTCATCCAATGAGTTTGATATGTCATCCTCAAAGCACTTGactaacaaaagaaaagaatcttTTTCTATCAAGAAAGATGATGTAGATGAAGTTAGTAGCGAAGCTGCAGATACTGTCAAAGtggaagagagaaaagaaggcCGAGTTGAAGTAGCGGTTTATAGGTTAAACAATGTGTCTTTAACCATTGTTCATTTTGATTGCTTGTGTATCAAGTAAGTAAACCTGTTCTCTGTTCTTTTGCAGGAGCTATGCTGTGTTCTCTGGTTGGTTCGTTACGATTGTGATATTGGTTTCAGCGGTTCTGATGCAAGCTTCCCGTAATGGGAATGATTTGTGGTTGTCATATTGGGTTGATAAGACTGGAAGAGGAGTCACACATCACTCAACCTCGTTTTATCTGGTActgacaacaaaaaaaaacatgagacTTATAACTCTGTTTCTCTGAGTTTATTGAGTTTAAAGTTACTACTAATCTTGCAGATGGTTCTCTGTATCTTTTGCATCATTAACTCAATACTAACATTGGTGAGAGCATTCTCGTTTGCATATGGAGGACTAAAAGCAGCAGTACGTGTTCATAGTGCATTAATCTGTAAGCTTATAAATGCACCTACACAGTTCTTTGATCAGACACCAAGTGGAAGGATACTCAACAGGTTAGACACAAGAAAGAAATAAATCTTTGGATTGTGTATAAACAGTGTTCTTCATCTTAACCTCGTTTTTTCTTTGGTTCATCTCTTCAGGTTCTCCTCTGATCTATATACAATCGATGACTCTCTCCCGTTCATCCTCAACATTCTTCTAGCAAATTTTGTTGGCTTGTTAGGGATTGTTCTAGTGTTGTCTTATGTTCAGGTTTCTTCACAACCTCAAAAGTGATATATTCATCTGTCTTTGTTGGAAAGGAGTTGTTAACATTAGTAATGTTATATGCATATAGGTTCTGTTCCTGCTTCTGCTTCTGCCATTTTGGTATATATACAGCAAGCTTCAGGTACCTTTTGcttcattatttgttttttttttaaagagaaaagttgatagttttttttttactaaaatgtaaaaaaaaattcaggtctTCTACAGGTCAACATCAAGGGAGCTACGAAGGTTGGACAGTGTTTCAAGATCACCAATCTATGCATCTTTCACCGAGACACTTGATGGATCCTCAACTATAAGGGCTTTTAACTCAGAGGTAGCTTTTTATTTCTGCTTCCAGAGGAGTTGCTGTTGTTATGATTGATTCATTTCCCATGTGTAACAGGAGCATTTCGTAGCTAGATTTATTGAGCACTTGACATTATACCAGCGGACTTCTTACTCAGAGATCATTGCAAGCTTGTGGCTCTCCTTGCGTCTTCAGGTACACTTAAAGAAAATCTGCTTCTCTAGCTTTCTTTTTTGAGTTTAAGATCATCATTGTACTCGTGTTAAGTTTATAAAATGGTGCAGCTCTTAGGAGCAATGATTGTTTTATTTGTGGCTGTAATGGCTGTTATCGGCTCCCAGGGAAGCTTTCCAATCAGCTTTGGTACACCTGGACTGGTGAGGAACTTTAgtttacataaatttttatagcAAAGTGAaagcatataaatatataaattgaattCACAGGTGGGATTGGCACTCTCCTATGCAGCTCCACTTGTTTCTCTGTTAGGAAGTTTCTTAACAAGTTTTACTGAAACAGAAAAGGAAATGGTTTCTGTTGAAAGGGTTCTCCAGGTAATGATTCTGATTAGTTGCATTATATTAGTGTTACCAATACATGAACCATTCTCTCTTGTGTGTAATAATAGTACATGGATGTGCCACAAGAAGAAGTTTCCGGTCAGCAATCTTTGAACGGTAAGTGGCCAGTTCAAGGATTGGTTGAGTTTCATAATGTGACAATGAGGTACAACTCAACTCTGCCTCCTGCACTCAACCACATTTCTTTTAGAATCCAAGGAGGCATGCAGGTAAATAGATACATGTCTATTGTCTGTAAGCAGACTTGAGTTTTGTTGTGTCATGAAAGAACAATGTTGTTATCAGGTGGGAGTTATTGGAAGAACTGGTGCTGGAAAATCTTCCATATTGAATGCACTTCTCCGGCTTAACCCTGTTTGTAGTGGGGAGATAATGGTTGATGGAGTTAACATAAACCATCTTCCAGTAAGAGAGCTTCGTACTCGCCTCGCTGTTGTTCCTCAAAGCCCTTTTCTGTTTCAAGGATCATTGAGGTGAGGGCTTTTACTCAACAATCAGGTTCTTGGTTACAGTTTACTAACAGAAGTTGCTGGGTTCTTTTAGGGAGAACCTTGATCCTCTTGGGATGAGTGAGGACTGGAGAATCTGGGAGGTTTTAGAGAAGTGTAAAGTTAAAGCAGAGGTAGAGAGTGCAGGAGGGTTAGAATCCAATGTGAAGGATTCTTTCTCTGTTGGGCAGAGACAGCTTCTCTGCCTTGCACGTGCTCTGCTCAAGTCATCTAAGATCCTATGTCTTGACGAATGCACCGCCAACATCGATGTTTACACAGCTTCCCTACTGCACAACGCCATCTCCAGTGAGTGCAAAGGCGTAACCGTCATTACCATTGCTCACCGCATCTCGACGGTTCTTGATTTGGACAGTATCCTAGTTCTTGATCGCGGAAGCCTTGTTGAACAAGGAAACCCACAACTTCTTCTGCAAGATGACTCCTCAGCTTTCTCAAGCTTTGTTAGAGCTTCAAAGTGAACTTGATTGTTAGTTGGAATCTGATTAGTTGTAACTCCTCACCTTGGCTACAAAACGCCTTATGCTCTTTGGTTTAATGACTTTAATAGAAAGAAAATGATTCAGAACTTGTTTCAACTTTTCACTCTATTATTCATCTTCCAAGAAGTGAGTTCAGAAGGTAATAGTT comes from the Raphanus sativus cultivar WK10039 unplaced genomic scaffold, ASM80110v3 Scaffold3001, whole genome shotgun sequence genome and includes:
- the LOC130506216 gene encoding ABC transporter C family member 13-like, coding for LIKYLEKGSGSSVGYYLAISLGLTSIFKSFLDTQYTCRLSKLKLKLRSSIMSVIYRKCLWVNTASRLGFSEGEIQTFMSVDADRIVNLCNSLHDMWSLPLQIGIALYLLYTQVKFAFLSGLAITILLIPVNKWISVLIASATEKMMKLKDERIRKTGELLTNIRTLKMYGWDNWFADWLKETRATEVTHLATRKYLDAWCVFFWATTPTLFSLCTFGLFALMGHQLDAATVFTCLALFNSLISPLNSFPWVINGLIDAFISTRRVSKFLRCVEHNKDSSTDSGLIPEDLSVFVEDASCVWSSNVDEEHSLTIKHLSLKVPKGSFVAVIGEVGSGKTSLLNSLLGEMQCVHGSILLNGSVAYVPQVPWILSGTVRENILFEKTFDSKRYLDTLSACALDVDISLMVGGDMAFIGDKGLNLSGGQRARLALARAVYHGSDLYLLDDVLSAVDSQVGCCILQKALLGPLLNKKTRIMCTHSVQAIYCADMVVVMDKGEVKWFGTVTDMPKAIFPSLSSSNEFDMSSSKHLTNKRKESFSIKKDDVDEVSSEAADTVKVEERKEGRVEVAVYRSYAVFSGWFVTIVILVSAVLMQASRNGNDLWLSYWVDKTGRGVTHHSTSFYLMVLCIFCIINSILTLVRAFSFAYGGLKAAVRVHSALICKLINAPTQFFDQTPSGRILNRFSSDLYTIDDSLPFILNILLANFVGLLGIVLVLSYVQVLFLLLLLPFWYIYSKLQVFYRSTSRELRRLDSVSRSPIYASFTETLDGSSTIRAFNSEEHFVARFIEHLTLYQRTSYSEIIASLWLSLRLQLLGAMIVLFVAVMAVIGSQGSFPISFGTPGLVGLALSYAAPLVSLLGSFLTSFTETEKEMVSVERVLQYMDVPQEEVSGQQSLNGKWPVQGLVEFHNVTMRYNSTLPPALNHISFRIQGGMQVGVIGRTGAGKSSILNALLRLNPVCSGEIMVDGVNINHLPVRELRTRLAVVPQSPFLFQGSLRENLDPLGMSEDWRIWEVLEKCKVKAEVESAGGLESNVKDSFSVGQRQLLCLARALLKSSKILCLDECTANIDVYTASLLHNAISSECKGVTVITIAHRISTVLDLDSILVLDRGSLVEQGNPQLLLQDDSSAFSSFVRASK